In Pseudomonadales bacterium, a single window of DNA contains:
- a CDS encoding DNA repair exonuclease, with amino-acid sequence MGERRSPLRRDAMCRPVPGDPRSPRRRLASIPCMGERRSPLRRDAMCRPVRAIRDRPGADWHAPAWNRSPKGTYDSAFRNRSKPMPRFLHTADWQIGRRYSAFEAEDAAALFEARFAAIRRIAELAASERVDAVLVAGDVFDSQFIAHRDLHRTFQAMQAFAGPWLMIPGNHDAALAESVWERAARIGAVPANVHIFTKIGVYLFEKNGFAVLASPLTQRHTHDDLTDWFDRSDTPAGLLRIGLAHGSVTDVLMEAADSANPIAANRAQTARLDYLALGDWHGTKCIDSRTWYSGTPEQERFKDNDPGNVLLVDIASPGAEPEVSVHRVGVHRWIRLERTLSVSSDLDRLLQELGGLDENAVIDLDVSGQLDLADQQRLQHAVDQLAARHRSFTFNDDDLHLEPSDEDIVGLGADGYVGEVIATLREQQKEDSDEAAIARDALAILTTLLREHGREASR; translated from the coding sequence ATGGGCGAGCGCCGCTCGCCCCTACGGCGTGATGCGATGTGCAGGCCCGTACCGGGCGATCCGCGATCGCCCAGGCGTCGATTGGCATCTATCCCCTGTATGGGCGAGCGCCGCTCGCCCCTACGGCGTGATGCGATGTGCAGGCCCGTACGGGCGATCCGCGATCGCCCAGGCGCCGATTGGCACGCGCCGGCATGGAATCGATCACCCAAGGGCACCTATGATTCGGCCTTCCGCAACAGGAGCAAGCCGATGCCACGGTTCCTGCATACCGCCGACTGGCAGATCGGCCGCCGTTACAGCGCCTTCGAGGCGGAAGACGCTGCCGCGTTGTTCGAGGCGCGTTTCGCCGCGATCCGGCGCATTGCCGAACTGGCCGCGAGCGAACGCGTCGATGCCGTGCTGGTTGCCGGCGACGTCTTCGACAGCCAGTTCATCGCGCATCGCGACCTGCACCGCACCTTCCAGGCCATGCAAGCATTCGCGGGGCCGTGGCTGATGATCCCGGGCAACCACGATGCCGCACTGGCAGAAAGTGTGTGGGAGCGGGCGGCGCGCATCGGGGCCGTTCCCGCCAATGTGCATATCTTCACCAAGATTGGCGTGTATCTTTTTGAAAAAAATGGCTTTGCCGTGCTTGCTTCCCCGCTCACGCAGCGCCATACACACGACGATCTGACGGACTGGTTCGACCGCAGCGACACACCCGCCGGTCTGCTGCGCATCGGCCTTGCGCACGGCAGCGTCACCGACGTGTTGATGGAGGCTGCCGATTCGGCGAATCCGATCGCCGCCAACCGGGCGCAAACGGCCCGGCTCGACTATCTCGCGCTGGGTGACTGGCACGGCACGAAGTGCATCGACTCGCGCACCTGGTACAGCGGCACGCCGGAGCAGGAACGCTTCAAGGACAACGACCCCGGCAATGTGCTGCTGGTGGATATCGCCAGTCCTGGCGCGGAGCCGGAAGTTTCTGTGCATCGAGTGGGCGTTCATCGCTGGATCAGGCTCGAGCGTACACTCAGCGTGTCCAGCGACCTGGATCGACTGCTGCAGGAGCTTGGGGGCCTGGACGAAAACGCCGTCATCGACCTCGACGTATCGGGCCAGCTCGATCTTGCCGACCAACAACGATTGCAGCACGCCGTTGACCAGCTTGCCGCCCGCCATCGTTCGTTCACCTTCAACGACGATGATCTTCATCTCGAACCCAGCGACGAGGACATCGTCGGCCTGGGTGCCGATGGCTATGTCGGCGAAGTCATTGCCACCTTGCGCGAGCAACAGAAGGAAGACTCGGATGAGGCGGCAATCGCTCGTGATGCGCTGGCCATCCTGACCACGTTATTGCGCGAGCACGGCAGGGAGGCAAGCCGATGA